One segment of Thermodesulfobacteriota bacterium DNA contains the following:
- a CDS encoding PHP domain-containing protein has protein sequence MGYIDLHVHTTASDGTLTPSELVRYAKEKGLKAIAITDHDTIDGNMEALNEGARIGLEVIPGVEISVECPYGTMHLLGYCIDTGNIFLKERLEFLQRARADRNSKILNKLKALGVTIDYNDVLQVARGGQIGRPHFAQTIVRGGYTETSQEAFDRFLKKGAPAYVDKFRFGPEDAFGLISNSKGIPVLAHPFTLAGLGTGELEDFIMQLIGWGMKGIEVYYPDHTDEQVAYYRYLAEKHRVLITGGSDYHGNNKPGGNIGVYKGNTKLSLSLVEEIKRLRDNI, from the coding sequence GTGGGTTATATAGATTTGCATGTACATACAACTGCATCTGATGGTACCCTGACCCCTTCCGAGCTGGTAAGATACGCCAAGGAAAAGGGATTAAAGGCAATTGCAATAACCGATCATGACACCATAGATGGGAACATGGAAGCCTTAAATGAGGGGGCTAGAATTGGGCTTGAAGTCATTCCTGGCGTGGAGATAAGTGTTGAATGCCCTTATGGCACTATGCATTTATTGGGCTATTGTATTGATACAGGGAACATCTTCTTAAAAGAAAGATTGGAATTCTTACAGAGGGCGAGAGCGGACAGGAACTCAAAGATACTCAATAAGTTAAAAGCTTTAGGAGTAACCATAGACTATAATGACGTTCTTCAGGTTGCAAGAGGGGGGCAAATAGGAAGACCTCATTTTGCTCAGACTATTGTGAGAGGAGGATATACTGAGACATCTCAGGAGGCATTTGACAGATTTCTAAAAAAGGGTGCCCCTGCCTATGTTGACAAGTTCCGTTTTGGGCCTGAAGATGCCTTTGGTCTTATTTCAAACTCTAAAGGTATCCCCGTGCTGGCTCATCCTTTTACTCTGGCTGGTTTAGGCACAGGGGAACTTGAAGACTTTATAATGCAGCTTATTGGATGGGGAATGAAGGGGATAGAGGTATATTACCCTGATCATACAGATGAGCAAGTTGCCTATTACAGATACCTGGCAGAGAAGCATAGGGTTTTAATTACCGGAGGTTCAGACTACCATGGCAACAACAAACCAGGTGGAAATATAGGGGTTTATAAGGGTAACACGAAGCTTTCTCTTTCACTTGTTGAGGAGATAAAGAGGCTAAGGGACAATATTTAA
- a CDS encoding RNA polymerase factor sigma-32 — protein sequence METSLGTNKEEIIKSGYSKEAKEEEPKGTSLIPFDPLQRYLAEIRRYPLLTREEERKLAIKYREENDLEAAYILITANLRLVVKIALEFQRYWMMNLLDIIQEGNIGLMQAVKKFDPYRGVKLSYYASFWIKAYILKFIMDNWRLVKIGTTQAQRRLFFNLSKERERLESLGYDVGPKLLAEKLDTKEEEIIEMEQRMGSWDVSLESPVRDDSDSTHMDLLSSGDVSQEEVLAESQTQDIFLEKLEEFRETLRGKELYIFEKRLLSDSPLTLQQIGDEYGLSKERVRQIEKRLMEKIRNFFKKEIPDFDEYDFRFGE from the coding sequence ATGGAAACCTCACTGGGCACCAATAAAGAAGAAATAATCAAAAGTGGCTACAGTAAAGAAGCTAAAGAAGAGGAACCTAAGGGAACTTCTTTAATCCCTTTTGATCCCTTACAGCGATACCTGGCAGAAATAAGACGCTATCCTTTGCTTACCAGGGAAGAAGAACGCAAGCTTGCCATAAAGTATAGAGAAGAGAATGATTTAGAAGCAGCTTACATATTAATTACAGCAAACTTAAGGTTGGTTGTGAAGATAGCGCTTGAATTCCAGAGATACTGGATGATGAATCTCCTTGATATCATACAGGAGGGTAATATTGGGTTGATGCAGGCTGTTAAAAAGTTTGATCCGTATAGAGGGGTTAAGCTCTCGTATTATGCATCCTTTTGGATTAAGGCTTACATCTTAAAATTCATAATGGACAACTGGAGATTGGTGAAGATTGGTACGACTCAGGCTCAAAGAAGGTTATTTTTCAACCTGAGTAAAGAGAGAGAAAGGTTAGAATCCCTTGGTTATGATGTGGGGCCAAAATTATTAGCGGAAAAGCTGGACACCAAGGAAGAAGAAATTATAGAGATGGAGCAAAGAATGGGAAGCTGGGATGTCTCGCTGGAAAGCCCGGTTAGAGATGATTCTGACAGCACTCATATGGACCTATTATCCTCCGGGGATGTATCTCAGGAAGAGGTACTGGCCGAGTCTCAAACACAAGATATATTCCTTGAGAAATTAGAGGAGTTCCGTGAGACACTACGGGGTAAAGAATTATATATCTTTGAGAAACGACTGCTCTCCGACTCCCCGTTAACTTTGCAGCAAATTGGAGATGAGTATGGGCTTTCAAAAGAAAGGGTGCGACAGATTGAAAAAAGGCTCATGGAGAAGATCAGGAACTTTTTTAAGAAAGAAATCCCGGACTTTGATGAGTACGATTTTAGATTCGGGGAATGA